In Penaeus monodon isolate SGIC_2016 chromosome 15, NSTDA_Pmon_1, whole genome shotgun sequence, a genomic segment contains:
- the LOC119582175 gene encoding trichohyalin-like (The sequence of the model RefSeq protein was modified relative to this genomic sequence to represent the inferred CDS: added 14 bases not found in genome assembly), whose product MAEEQTDWLVCGARRCRAQRVNEILEAKEADRRAELQRRRVRLRRLLEEEHESLQREMDQRLVDFRRREHEERLAEVAALREQEEIERANHVHLADEMRRRQQCHQYREVYSREVQRYINETRHQEIALRNQMRELYGVNTPPGKKV is encoded by the exons ATGGCCGAAGAACAGACAGACTGGCTAGTGTGCGGGGCGAGGAGGTGCCGGGCGCAGAGGGTGAATGAAATCTTGGAAGCAAAAGAGGCTGACAGAAGAGCGGAGTTGCAACGTCGACGAGTCAG TGGAGGAGGAACACGAGAGCTTGCAGAGGGAGATGGACCAGAGGCTCGTTGACTTCAGGCGCCGGGAG CACGAGGAGAGACTGGCAGAGGTGGCAGCCCTCCGCGAACAAGAAGAGATAGAGCGAGCGAACCATGTACACTTAGCGGACGAGATGAGGAGGCGACAGCAGTGCCACCAGTACAG GGAAGTCTACTCGAGGGAAGTCCAGCGCTACATCAACGAAACAAGGCACCAGGAAATTGCACTGAGGAACCAAATGCGAGAACTCTACGGGGTCAACACGCCACCTGGGAAGAAGGTCTAA